Proteins from a single region of Desulfobacter postgatei 2ac9:
- the tyrS gene encoding tyrosine--tRNA ligase: MSVLSILRERGFIEATTHAQELEDYLENNRATCYIGFDPTASSLHVGSLVCIMALAHMQREGHRPIGLVGGGTGLIGDPSGKTELRKVLTQDQIDENKAGIREQLSRFIDFSEEKALMLDNAAWLTNLGYISFLRDIGRHFSINKMIKAESVKSRMESDDGLTFIEFNYMLLQAYDFMELAKTHDCLLQMGGSDQWGNIVAGIDLVRRTLGKQAFGITFPLITTASGIKMGKTHKGAVWLDPERFSPYEYYQFWVNTDDMDVARFLALFTFLPMKEIEVVKKLEGVDLNKAKTILAYEATKIAHGEGEARKSLKAAASMFGSIEVPSDLLSSASIPRGMLSFGGDESLPTSTFNKGDAVDKMFVVDLFCDAGLCKSKSDARRLIKQGGAYINGERLDSFDQIVTDADVKDDEILLRAGKKKYHKIILK; the protein is encoded by the coding sequence ATGAGTGTTTTATCGATTTTAAGGGAACGTGGATTTATTGAGGCAACAACCCATGCCCAGGAGCTTGAAGACTATTTAGAAAATAACAGGGCTACCTGTTATATCGGTTTTGATCCAACCGCTTCAAGTCTGCACGTTGGAAGTCTTGTGTGTATTATGGCACTGGCCCACATGCAACGGGAGGGGCATCGCCCCATTGGCCTTGTGGGCGGCGGGACAGGGCTTATTGGGGATCCATCCGGTAAAACAGAACTGCGCAAAGTGCTTACCCAGGATCAGATTGATGAAAACAAAGCCGGCATCCGCGAACAATTATCCAGATTTATTGATTTTTCAGAAGAGAAGGCATTGATGCTTGATAATGCGGCATGGCTAACCAATTTGGGATACATTTCATTTTTAAGAGATATTGGTCGGCATTTTTCCATAAATAAGATGATCAAAGCAGAAAGTGTTAAATCCAGAATGGAATCAGACGATGGTCTGACTTTCATTGAATTTAACTATATGTTACTCCAGGCTTACGATTTCATGGAACTTGCCAAAACCCATGACTGTCTGCTTCAGATGGGCGGAAGTGATCAATGGGGTAACATTGTGGCGGGGATTGATCTTGTCCGTCGTACTCTTGGTAAACAAGCTTTTGGGATCACTTTTCCATTGATAACTACAGCGTCCGGTATAAAAATGGGTAAGACCCATAAAGGGGCTGTCTGGCTTGATCCTGAACGATTTTCTCCTTATGAATACTATCAGTTTTGGGTAAACACTGATGACATGGATGTGGCAAGATTTCTGGCATTATTTACTTTTCTGCCTATGAAAGAGATCGAAGTTGTAAAAAAATTGGAAGGGGTGGATTTGAATAAAGCCAAAACTATTCTCGCATATGAGGCAACTAAAATTGCCCATGGAGAAGGTGAGGCGCGCAAATCCCTTAAAGCGGCAGCGTCTATGTTTGGATCTATTGAGGTGCCTTCTGATCTTCTGTCTTCTGCAAGTATCCCCCGGGGGATGCTTTCCTTTGGGGGTGATGAGTCATTGCCTACCAGTACCTTTAACAAGGGGGATGCAGTGGATAAGATGTTTGTGGTTGACCTGTTTTGCGATGCAGGTCTGTGCAAATCCAAATCCGATGCCCGTCGTCTCATCAAACAGGGTGGGGCATATATTAATGGTGAAAGACTCGATTCCTTTGATCAGATTGTTACAGACGCGGACGTGAAAGACGATGAAATTCTGCTTCGAGCAGGAAAGAAAAAGTATCACAAAATTATTTTAAAATAA